A stretch of the Theileria equi strain WA chromosome 1, complete sequence genome encodes the following:
- a CDS encoding reverse transcriptase domain containing protein (encoded by transcript BEWA_025850A), with the protein MATLIDISKKCDTTCTCYANQEKDITAKREDNVTQLDKYGHCTHNAGSKQLALYWKTIKLETTSGISFTKLQSVTTYYYSQYEPGSTIKRPLIIRVQTGTGNTFWYENAGHHTHKKWRRIGSTDNYPRNDDYDSCSELNEKLIDVGCRLYGYHQIDIQHTGRYSYMCPICQKQVTGSIVQENHIPGVSGYTKYRHGNITDKSILTHNGKKITYKRKDNGETYYIPIPINDANIKNISVYYWDRDARRDNPLLIEILGSGVSFWFENIGELSEKNEKWKQLGRQESDSLSGNARKLQERLDLLNCNINGVVHIKFGVTKCHSSNTVKHKNRITSIFTRTLETYLISSYEYTPSDDSRKNSFVISKFVRGGADQRFQPDVLPLREVKKLIYYMSPCDIPNPFLVYVELDSGNRWFKRTDGDEWKENGVEFSNRTPEKVTDQIITLFNQIKISLGIRDCPQFVQGSIYGVKLDIKETSGKEHSKVYYSNGTSILITKTERYPKYRFFKNSHSATKVPFDVDHRLQNDEDRIGGTTHRNVSDFSVYFWDGAPNTPILIGISKDGKGPKYYGKNGTTKGLSWRTTTLPGMDEIQALDHQNCVINNAIPFDIEDPLIFSASTSNCLNKTMEKISGSTPQPINSEYEYFFGRYRISKNNAKISRVIFRGDDTNIEPPLNTISQVKIYYWGRRPSVPLIVEFIPQGSGDHHWFERSTLSGTVWKPIDQLESRDYYSGVKKSDPTQQFIKRLDKVSCKINHAAKIDISKKDVKYCHDKCLNKRIYSKRTSSTIPNYIIYEHTPDIDSEKTFILSSIYNGDDKQDIGNIELNLGDVKKVAVYFPACNEGFPIYIYIYIYHVKKDAGYEKWLERTHLGKNWTESTLKFQNKSVAISDLLDATKYTIGACSKSALDNQGNLNAQTGLIGRTLTLDNDTVEKGLIDYGGNVDEIDVEDEIYEVEDKDSFAIPTLSALVKATPGFTIDVKKTPSSGDMDTYTLPDGKIVQLAQSVDPEKSGFLKFKHTKSGGRSFKLEKVTYNQTDIDYSQLQISDNDIEYLSVWYWEGDQDMTNPLLIEVRIQSGEYKYGKSIGNTNWVEHYRPHSEEKDPLPPEALEQELDDLNCHLNQAVTMDISHGKGVPYCCNKSHKKVNVYSQNISIASISNMASASSGIYCSIHSIGENDRLAKIKYYRNGSSPGTPRERVAAAEISFPIQGPVSIYAFYCNNNPSLIYIEATSGRGVNGWYKKGRNYKDPWTKIVNDLTDVTPTNANASCTNWNALKKVFGCGMEDCISNSGCSNSGSSITVTFDQSSPQALVQPQIRSPPEVTIQIGVKPKDDNAIDTYNDETTRKLITVTRSLYPSNPNTGSTGNFYRYTHTLGPGKTPFTLKGVLDDTGKEISGIPHAGSDNKVSSVSAYYWTGNTRKALLVEIHDSIGNKTYYRNTKKDNWEKYNLRVPHGEKPTKEELDLLNCEINDVVQIDIYETRNVKYCHSGHEPLDYRVKVDEITEASNELMNYHVYKHELNPDVYTTTLIHTFNISVFTGGRTQTIKLGETPGKPIRDVKKVIVYFCISDYQRTPLLIYVDSEKLSSKKWFKSENEGTTWREAVGLSNENDYPKIVETLDKLGSKCGPPSVSIDIYNRENSGDLSSYAYDSGKYIYVTPKVTGTFTEYKHSVKERPGNYFTVTDFKYDGKPTRGSLGKTERVTSVSTYYWSALEVPARTGYNRGRPLLLKITRNGKSLLYYENTDPTENASWQHTVIHDKLEAKLHLLNCRLNNAVVIDVSKVPGDNHGSNSIQYDSCEYNDKQKLDGYHGEKMQVSKDSDQSLGNYTVCSHTLKNPALFGQKFHVVSFKNGSHIITLNGLGTYSTPILDVEEVKVYMCEKDNPNKPLLIYYKTGSAHYWYKNNSSDADVGSWTTVGSDLSTSHAPEGNHDKILGVLSTIKSECNPPPTPTPTPEKSIGAGILAGYGIYGIVSGVFGGTGLSGLAGWKLYNRYNGDPWVRQI; encoded by the coding sequence ATGGCTACACTAattgatatttccaagAAATGCGATACAACGTGCACATGCTATGCAAACCAGGAAAAAGATATAACAGCTAAAAGAGAAGACAATGTTACTCAACTGGATAAGTATGGACACTGTACCCACAACGCTGGGAGTAAACAGCTTGCATTATACTGGAAAACCATAAAACTTGAGACCACAAGTGGCATCTCATTCACCAAGTTGCAATCTGTAACAACATATTACTACAGTCAATATGAACCTGGAAGTACTATTAAGAGACCACTAATTATAAGGGTTCAAACTGGCACAGGAAATACGTtttggtatgaaaatgcCGGACATCATACTCataaaaaatggaggagAATCGGTAGCACTGACAATTATCCTAGGAACGATGACTATGATTCCTGTTCTGAACTAAATGAAAAATTGATTGATGTTGGATGTAGGTTATATGGATACCATCAAATAGATATACAGCATACTGGAAGATACAGCTATATGTGTCCTATTTGTCAGAAACAAGTAACTGGAAGCATCGTGCAAGAAAACCATATACCAGGTGTATCAggatatacaaaatatagaCATGGAAATATTACTGATAAATCCATTCTTACTCACAATGGTAAGAAAATCACCTATAAACGAAAAGATAATGGAGAAACATACTATATTCCCATTCCAATTAATGATGCAAACATCAAAAATATATCAGTCTATTACTGGGATAGAGACGCCCGACGAGATAATCCTCTATTAATAGAAATTTTAGGGAGTGGTGTGTCATTCTGGTTTGAGAATATTGGAGAGTTAAGCGAAAAAAACGAAAAGTGGAAACAACTGGGCCGACAAGAATCTGATAGCCTATCCGGAAATGCTAGAAAACTTCAGGAAAGGCTCGATCTTCTAAACTGTAATATTAATGGAGTTGTTCACATAAAATTTGGAGTTACTAAATGTCACAGTTCTAACACTGTTAAACACAAAAATAGGATCACCAGTATATTTACCAGGACCTTGGAAACATATCTTATTTCTTCTTACGAATATACTCCAAGTGACGACTCCAGAAAAAATTCATTTGTTATATCTAAATTTGTCCGTGGTGGTGCAGATCAGAGATTCCAACCGGATGTCCTTCCTCTAAGAGAAGTTAAAAAACTCATTTACTATATGTCTCCTTGTGATATCCCAAACCCTTTTCTAGTGTATGTAGAATTAGATAGTGGAAATAGGTGGTTTAAACGAACTGATGGTGATGAGTGGAAAGAAAATGGTGTAGAGTTCTCTAATCGGACTCCTGAAAAAGTTACTGATCAAATTATAACGCTTTTTAACCAGATTAAAATCAGTCTAGGAATACGTGACTGCCCTCAGTTTGTGCAAGGTTCTATATATGGTGTTAAGCTCGATATTAAGGAAACTTCAGGTAAAGAACATAGTAAAGTATACTATTCTAATGGTACATCTATACTTATCACAAAGACAGAGAGATATCCCAAATATAGATTTTTTAAGAATAGTCATAGTGCCACTAAAGTCCCTTTTGATGTGGACCACCGACTacaaaatgatgaagatagGATAGGAGGAACTACTCACAGAAATGTTAGCGATTTTTCTGTATACTTTTGGGATGGAGCTCCAAATACTCCTATCCTTATTGGAATTTCAAAAGATGGGAAAGGACCAAAGTACTATGGAAAAAATGGTACTACAAAGGGCCTGTCATGGAGGACAACTACATTACCTGGTATGGATGAGATACAAGCATTAGACCACCAAAACTGTGTGATAAATAATGCGATACCATTTGACATTGAGGATCCACTAATATTCTCCGCAAGTACTTCTAATTGTCTAAATAAAACAATGGAGAAAATATCTGGATCTACTCCTCAGCCTATAAACTCAGAgtatgaatatttttttGGCCGTTACAGGATCAGTAAAAATAATGCAAAGATTTCCAGAGTAATCTTTCGTGGAGATGATACTAATATAGAGCCTCCACTAAATACTATTTCTCAAgtaaaaatatattattGGGGTAGAAGACCATCTGTGCCTCTCATAGTTGAATTCATACCGCAAGGATCAGGTGATCATCATTGGTTTGAAAGGTCTACTCTTTCTGGCACTGTATGGAAGCCTATAGATCAACTAGAATCAAGAGATTATTATTCAGGAGTCAAAAAATCAGATCCTACTCAACAATTCATCAAAAGGCTAGATAAAGTAAGTTGCAAAATTAACCACGCTGCTAAAATTGATATATCAAAGAAGGATGTTAAGTATTGCCATGATAAATGCTTAAATAAAAGGATCTACTCCAAGAGAACCAGTAGCACAATTCCTAACTATATAATCTATGAACACACTCCTGATATTGATAGTGAGAAAACTTTCATACTATCTTCGATATATAACGGTGATGATAAACAAGACATCGGTAATATCGAGCTGAATCTTGGTGATGTAAAAAAGGTAGCAGTATATTTTCCAGCATGTAACGAAGGATTTCCgatatatatatatatatatatttATCATGTTAAAAAGGATGCAGGATATGAAAAGTGGCTAGAAAGAACACATTTGGGTAAGAATTGGACAGAGTCCACTctaaaatttcaaaataaGAGTGTTGCTATCAGTGATCTTCTGGATGCTACAAAATATACTATAGGTGCATGTAGTAAATCTGCACTAGATAACCAAGGCAATTTAAATGCTCAAACAGGACTTATAGGACGAACACTGACTTTGGATAATGACACTGTTGAAAAAGGCTTGATTGATTATGGAGGGAATGTTGATGAAATAGAtgtagaagatgaaatttATGAAGTAGAAGACAAAGATTCATTTGCCATTCCTACGTTATCAGCTTTAGTGAAAGCTACACCTGGTTTCACTATTGATGTAAAGAAGACACCCAGTAGTGGAGATATGGACACATATACTCTTCCCGATGGAAAAATCGTCCAGTTAGCGCAATCTGTGGATCCTGAAAAGTCTGGCTTCTTAAAGTTCAAGCATACCAAGAGTGGTGGAAGATCTTTTAAGCTAGAGAAAGTTACGTATAATCAAACGGATATAGACTATTCTCAATTACAGATTTCAGACAATGATATTGAGTACCTATCAGTATGGTATTGGGAAGGAGATCAGGATATGACAAATCCCCTTCTGATTGAAGTTAGAATACAGTCCGGAGAATACAAATATGGTAAAAGCATCGGAAATACCAATTGGGTTGAACATTATAGGCCTCACtctgaagaaaaggatCCACTCCCACCTGAAGCCCTTGAACAGGAACTGGATGACCTTAACTGTCATCTCAACCAAGCGGTTACCATGGATATTTCCCACGGAAAAGGAGTACCATATTGTTGCAATAAGAGCCATAAAAAGGTGAATGTTTATTCTCAGAATATCTCAATAGCATCTATATCTAATATGGCTAGCGCTTCTTCAGGGATTTACTGCAGTATTCACAGTATTGGTGAAAATGATAGACTTGCTAAGATTAAGTACTACCGAAACGGAAGTTCTCCTGGTACTCCTAGGGAAAGAGTGGCAGCTGCCGAGATATCATTTCCTATTCAAGGACCTGTTAGTATCTACGCTTTCTACTGTAACAATAATCCGTCACTGATATATATTGAAGCTACAAGCGGGAGGGGTGTTAATGGGTGGTATAAAAAGGGTAGAAATTACAAAGATCCTTGGACTAAGATTGTTAATGATCTCACAGATGTAACACCTACTAATGCCAACGCCAGCTGCACTAATTGGAATGCACTTAAAAAGGTATTTGGATGTGGAATGGAAGACTGTATTAGCAATTCTGGTTGTAGTAATTCTGGTAGTTCTATAACCGTAACTTTCGATCAATCCTCACCTCAAGCTCTAGTACAACCTCAAATACGATCTCCGCCAGAAGTAACCATTCAGATTGGTGTGAAGccaaaagatgataatgCTATTGATACTTATAATGATGAGACCACTCGTAAGCTCATTACCGTCACAAGATCTCTATATCCCTCGAATCCTAATACTGGATCTACTGGCAACTTCTACAGGTACACTCACACCCTAGGTCCTGGTAAAACACCATTCACACTAAAGGGAGTATTGGATGATACTGGCAAAGAAATTAGCGGAATTCCTCATGCTGGATCCGATAACAAGGTCTCTTCAGTTTctgcctattactggactgGTAATACTAGGAAGGCTCTACTGGTAGAAATACACGACAGTATTGGGAATAAGACATACTATAGAAACACTAAAAAAGATAATTGGGAGAAATATAATCTTAGAGTACCTCATGGAGAGAAGCCTACTAAGGAGGAGTTAGACTTGCTCAATTGTGAGATAAATGATGTTGTTCAAATAGATATTTATGAAACTAGAAATGTTAAATATTGTCATAGCGGACATGAGCCTCTAGATTATAGAGTAAAGGTTGATGAAATAACTGAAGCATCCAATGAACTTATGAATTATCATGTCTATAAACATGAACTAAACCCTGATGTTTATACTACTACTCTAATTCACACATTCAACATATCTGTATTCACTGGTGGTAGGACTCAAACGATAAAACTCGGAGAAACCCCTGGAAAACCTATTAGGGATGTTAAAAAGGTAATTGTATACTTTTGCATCAGTGACTATCAGAGGACACCCTTGCTCATTTATGTAGATTCTGAAAAACTTTCAAGTAAGAAGTGGTTTAAGAGTGAAAATGAAGGTACAACATGGAGAGAAGCCGTTGGCTTGAGTAATGAGAATGACTATCCTAAGATCGTTGAGACTCTTGATAAACTTGGTAGCAAATGTGGACCTCCTTCTGTTTCCATCGATATATATAATAGAGAAAATAGCGGAGATCTTTCTTCTTATGCATACGATTCTGGTAAATATATTTATGTGACACCCAAAGTTACTGGGACTTTTACTGAATATAAACATAGTGTCAAGGAGAGACCGGGAAACTATTTCACCGTTACTGACTTCAAATATGACGGAAAACCTACACGGGGTAGCTTAGGGAAAACAGAAAGGGTTACCAGTGTTTCCACTTATTACTGGTCTGCTTTGGAAGTACCCGCTAGGACAGGTTATAATAGAGGTAGACCTCTACTTCTAAAGATTACAAGGAACGGGAAATCCCTACTTTATTATGAGAATACTGATCCTACGGAGAACGCTAGTTGGCAACATACTGTCATACATGATAAACTTGAAGCTAAACTCCATCTTCTCAATTGCCGACTCAATAATGCAGTTGTCATAGATGTTAGCAAAGTTCCAGGGGATAATCATGGTAGTAACAGTATACAATATGACTCTTGTGAATATAATGATAAACAAAAGCTGGACGGTTATCATGGTGAAAAAATGCAAGTTTCCAAAGATAGTGACCAATCTCTTGGAAATTATACTGTATGCAGTCACACTCTCAAGAATCCTGCTCTATTTGGACAGAAGTTTCATGTAGTATCTTTTAAGAATGGATCTCATATAATAACACTCAATGGACTGGGAACTTACTCTACTCCCATTCTAGATGTGGAGGAAGTTAAAGTATACATGTGTGAAAAGGATAATCCTAACAAACCCTTACTCATCTACTATAAGACTGGTTCTGCTCATTACTGGTATAAGAATAATAGCTCAGATGCTGATGTTGGTTCATGGACAACAGTAGGTTCTGATCTATCTACCAGTCATGCTCCTGAAGGTAACCATGACAAGATACTCGGGGTACTCAGCACTATTAAAAGTGAATGTAATCCTCCCCCTACTCCTACTCCTACTCCTGAAAAATCTATCGGAGCTGGAATTCTCGCGGGATATGGCATATATGGTATCGTCTCTGGTGTTTTTGGTGGAACAGGATTGAGTGGTCTAgcaggatggaaactctataatcgctataacGGTGATCCATGGGTACGCCAAATATGA